CGCCCGAAATGGGGCTGGGTAACTTCCCATACCTGCCGCCGATCATTCTGTACGAATGAGTTTTTGGCGGGTACGCCGGTTGAATTGATTATGCGGATAAGCGGCCACAAGAGCCTCCGGGATTTTTATCGGTATATCCGGATCACGCCGGAGGAAGCAGGGCAAAAAATCAAGGCAATATGGCTAGAGCGCGGCGAAATAATCGATGCTTGATTAAAAGCGGGGAAGGATACTCCTTTCCCGCTTTTCTCACGAACAGTCCCATGTATAGAACACTGTGGAAAAATCACGTTTAGCCAAGTCATCGGGATGTATAAAAAAGTTTCCCACTCCCAAATCTCCCCACATTATGCGATCGTCTGAATCCATCTGGAATAATAACTTGAAATCCCTAATTGAATTATCATACTCCCGTGGATCAGTTTGAGTAAAATATGCGTAACCACCAAGTTTATGTCCAAACGGCGTAAATATATTTTGAGCCTTTTCTTCTAACGTTTCCTTGAGTGTGGGGTATTTACTGATGATACTCTCCAGATCAAATTCAGACATAAATCGGCTCTCATAGTCACCATATCCAACATACTCATGTTTTAGCTGAAATCTAAGTTCATGCGGTTCAAAAACGGGTGAATTACTATTTTTTAACACCTCATCGAGAAATGACATATCATCCTCAGGCTTTTCAACTTGCCGCTCTGTAAAGAATAATACTTTGAAATCACTTTCGGTTCCGTTATCCAACTCCAAGCCGTACGTATAGGAATCACCCCCACCAATATAAAACTGCAAATACCCCGATTCAGGCAAAACGGATTGCGGCGGTAGCTCGCTACAGTTTATTTGGGCCAATGGAAACATATAATTACCGAGCCTGTCTAATGGATAGGGAAAACCTTTAGGTATACACGGATAATGACCGAATTTGCTTTGCTGAAGCGTTAAATTATCTGAGGGAGTTGCATTTATCGAAATAAATTCCTTCTCGGTTTTCTTTATTTCGTGCCAATGGTCGACAAATGCCTGAGGGATAATAAAGCCAGAAACAACCTCGATGTCGGCTAAGGGATCCTGCTTTTTATGATTATTGCTTTTTCCAAAAAGGTTTTTAAAGAAGGGCATTGAAGGGATTTCAGGTGTTTGGTATAGTTGTTTCGAAAAGTAAATTTAGGAATCCACGAACAAATATTTAGAAATTATTTAATCCCTCTCTACCTAAAACTAAGGGGGCAAGATTGCCCCCCTCCATGGAAAAGTATATATACGATATAAAGAAAATGGCTACAGCATAAAGTGATCGATCCGCTTTAATACGGACAATACTTCCTTCAATCCGTGGGCGTTGCATAGAAGTGAAAATGGAGGGATGTCTCCCAGCGACTGATTGCACTCCTTCATCCAGCCGTTAAACGTTCTCCTTTGGCCGAATAAGTCGTACCCGAAGGCATAGATATCAGCCAACTGTAAAATCGTATTACTGGCCTCTACCGGGAAAATCCTTGCATCCCTCCATTCCCGGAAGCCATCGCCGGTAATATTCAGGACAAAGCACAAATCAGTAATATCCATTTCAGTTACAATCAGGAAATCTTCTACCATATTGATGGTAAGGCCGGATTGAATGATTTCCGCCGCTCTCTCGAAGGTTAACGGATGTAATTGTTTGATTTGCCCGAACGTTTGCAGGGCGTGGAGTTCCAGCGTATCAGGTTGGTTCTGTTCCATGATAAATGGGTTTATGGTTGGTTTTTGAATTGACGGAACGGGTGAGGTGAACGGGAAAAGGCTTCCGCGCGGGAATTTGTGGAGGATTTTGCGCAAGGTTGGAAAGATGCTCTTTCAGGATTTGGTTAATCTTTGCCCTGTCGGAACGGGAGATTAGCTCCGGGTGTTTCATGTAGAAATCGAGGGTATCTTCCTC
Above is a genomic segment from Chitinophaga pollutisoli containing:
- a CDS encoding DUF1963 domain-containing protein, giving the protein MPFFKNLFGKSNNHKKQDPLADIEVVSGFIIPQAFVDHWHEIKKTEKEFISINATPSDNLTLQQSKFGHYPCIPKGFPYPLDRLGNYMFPLAQINCSELPPQSVLPESGYLQFYIGGGDSYTYGLELDNGTESDFKVLFFTERQVEKPEDDMSFLDEVLKNSNSPVFEPHELRFQLKHEYVGYGDYESRFMSEFDLESIISKYPTLKETLEEKAQNIFTPFGHKLGGYAYFTQTDPREYDNSIRDFKLLFQMDSDDRIMWGDLGVGNFFIHPDDLAKRDFSTVFYTWDCS
- a CDS encoding antitoxin Xre/MbcA/ParS toxin-binding domain-containing protein is translated as MEQNQPDTLELHALQTFGQIKQLHPLTFERAAEIIQSGLTINMVEDFLIVTEMDITDLCFVLNITGDGFREWRDARIFPVEASNTILQLADIYAFGYDLFGQRRTFNGWMKECNQSLGDIPPFSLLCNAHGLKEVLSVLKRIDHFML